A stretch of Phragmites australis chromosome 12, lpPhrAust1.1, whole genome shotgun sequence DNA encodes these proteins:
- the LOC133887218 gene encoding probable carboxylesterase 18, translating to MGEAAPAPAKARVAPPMSWRTRLSVLAAGYLTDATRRADGTINRRLLTVLDPGVAASAAPRNGVATRDIAIDPALPLRARLFYHCPAEGPVPVVVFFHGGGFAYLSAASPGYDAACRRITRYSGAAVLSVDYRRSPEHRFPAAYDDGLAALRFLDDPKNHPMPLDASRCFLAGDSAGGNIAHHVARRYALSHSSFAHVRLAGLIAIQPFFGGEERTPSELRLDGAPIVSVPRTDWMWRAFLPPGADRTHQASSPAPATTGIDDAPAFPPATVVIGGYDPLQDWQRRYCDALRTKGKEVRVLEYPDAIHAFYLFPEFAESRDLMLRIKEIVAAAGGK from the coding sequence ATGGGCGAAGCGGCCCCGGCTCCGGCGAAGGCGAGGGTGGCTCCGCCGATGTCGTGGCGGACGCGGCTGTCGGTGCTCGCGGCGGGGTACCTCACCGACGCCACTCGCCGCGCCGACGGCACCATCAACCGCCGCTTGCTCACCGTCCTCGACCCGGGCGTCGCGGCGTCCGCGGCCCCGCGCAACGGCGTGGCCACGCGGGACATCGCCATCGACCCGGCGCTCCCCCTCCGTGCGCGCCTCTTCTATCACTGCCCTGCAGAGGGCCCGGTTCCGGTCGTCGTGTTCTTCCACGGCGGCGGGTTCGCGTACCTCAGTGCGGCCTCCCCCGGGTACGACGCCGCGTGCCGGCGCATCACCAggtactccggcgccgccgTGCTCTCCGTCGACTACCGCCGCTCGCCCGAGCACCGGTTCCCGGCCGCTTACGACGACGGCCTCGCGGCGCTCCGCTTCCTCGACGACCCCAAGAACCACCCCATGCCGCTCGACGCCTCCCGCTGCTTCCTCGCTGGGGACAGCGCGGGGGGCAACATCGCCCACCACGTCGCCCGCCGCTACGCGCTCTCCCACTCCTCCTTCGCCCACGTCCGCCTCGCGGGCCTCATCGCCATCCAGCCCTTCTTCGGCGGCGAGGAGCGGACCCCCTCTGAGCTCCGGCTCGACGGCGCGCCCATCGTCTCCGTCCCGCGCACCGACTGGATGTGGCGCGCGTTCCTGCCCCCTGGCGCGGACCGGACCCACCAGGCGTCCTCTCCCGCGCCGGCCACGACCGGCATCGACGACGCCCCGGCGTTCCCGCCGGCGACGGTGGTCATCGGCGGGTACGACCCGCTGCAGGACTGGCAGCGGCGGTACTGCGACGCGCTGCGCACCAAGGGGAAGGAGGTGCGGGTGCTGGAGTACCCCGACGCCATCCACGCCTTCTACTTGTTCCCGGAGTTCGCGGAGTCAAGGGACCTCATGCTCCGGATCAAGGAgatcgtcgccgccgccgggggcAAGTGA